CTTATGCAGCTTCTTAACATACTGCATTATCATCGCAACGAACAGCCAATCACTTATTGAGAGGAATGCGACAGCGCATCGCCTTTCTCTTCAATTCTGTGAATTGATTGCTACTTTTGCTTCCGTTTAGTTGACGACCCTTCATTTTCATTCGAAAGTTCAGAGGTCGAGCAGGGTGCGCGTAGCGCTACAAGCGTTTCATTTCTATTCGCTACTAAGCTGCACTCCGCATAGTTGTTGTCGGGCACATTAACCCTATTTGTTATTGGACTGTATTCAAACATATGGGCTTGTACATGGTACTCCCCCTTCG
Above is a genomic segment from bacterium containing:
- a CDS encoding carboxypeptidase-like regulatory domain-containing protein: SIAGFVRDENERPLQGVTVAVTHLEPTAEDLMLPLRSASTDSSGFFYVTGLPKGEYHVQAHMFEYSPITNRVNVPDNNYAECSLVANRNETLVALRAPCSTSELSNENEGSSTKRKQK